The proteins below are encoded in one region of Plutella xylostella chromosome Z, ilPluXylo3.1, whole genome shotgun sequence:
- the LOC105391483 gene encoding uncharacterized protein LOC105391483 isoform X2, which yields MPVNTSQTHLLVAVTTQPMRGFNTEQAEQLKKEMQNRVFEQILAPAVSPEPAFAPMFRGTTHLSEGFIKMWCEDEATLGWLKQTVATLSSPIPDTKLVVVRQLEISNKARIGLLIEAADAE from the exons ATGCCGGTGAATACATCGCAAACTCATCTTCTGGTGGCGGTGACGACGCAGCCGATGCGCGGCTTCAACACCGAGCAGGCGGAGCAGCTGAAGAAGGAGATGCAGAACCGCGTGTTCGAGCAGATCCTGGCGCCCGCCGTGAGCCCGGAGCCCGCGTTCGCGCCCATGTTCCGCGGCACCACCCACCTGAGCGAGGGCTTCATCAAGATGTGGTGCGAGGACGAGGCCACGCTGGGCTGGCTGAAGCAGACCGTGGCCACGCTGTCCTCGCCCATCCCGGACACCAAGCTCGTGGTGGTGCGCCAGCTCGAGATCTCCAACAAGGCCCGCATCGGCCTCCTGATCGAGGCCGCTGACG cTGAGTAG
- the LOC105391484 gene encoding proton-coupled amino acid transporter-like protein CG1139 — protein MSKKHLHNQAAIPLAPAVIKKPQLRPMIAEYDPKKKGVRNDLSDVVMVKYKVDPREIPVEQQAGSTLPLMEIPGRDIEADEDYNPFEHRKLAHPTSDLDTLIHLLKGSLGSGILAMPMAFLNAGLYFGLAATFSIGLICTYCVHILVKTAHELCRRMQKPSLGFAETAEAAFLCGPPAVHKFSRLAKAMVNMFLVIDLLGCCCVYIVFVAKSVKQVVDHHAQGSDVLPQDLHLRWYMAALLPFLIMMNLIRNLKYLAPFSMIANLLVGTGMGITLYYLFQDIPSTSEREAFAGLDRLPTFFGTAIFALEGIGVVMPLENNMRTPTHFIGCPGVLNTGMFFVVSLYATVGYFGYLKYGVDTKGSITLNLPQDEILGQCVKLMIAVAIFFTYSLQFYVPMEIIWKNVRHWFGARRNLAEYSIRVALIVMTLAIAIAIPNLGPFISLVGAVCLSFLGLIFPSVIETVTYWDRPNGLGRFNWILWKNLFLICFGILGFLTGSYVSIMDIFHGEE, from the exons AAACCGCAGTTGCGGCCGATGATCGCCGAATATGATCCTAAGAAAAAGGGGGTCAGAAATGACTTGTCAGATGTCGTCATGGTCAA GTACAAGGTGGACCCGAGGGAGATCCCGGTGGAGCAGCAGGCCGGCTCCACGCTGCCGCTCATGGAGATCCCGGGCCGCGACATCGAGGCTGACGAGGACTACAACCCTTTTGAGCACCGGAAACTTGCCCACCCTACCTC CGACCTGGACACGCTGATCCACCTGCTGAAGGGCTCGCTGGGCAGCGGCATCCTGGCCATGCCCATGGCGTTCCTCAACGCGGGGCTGTACTTCGGGCTGGCGGCCACGTTCTCCATCGGGCTGATCTGCACGTACTGCGTGCACATCCTGGTGAAGACCGCGCACGAGCTGTGCCGCCGCATGCAGAAGCCCTCGCTCGGGTTCGCGGAGACCGCCGAGGCTGCCTTCCTCTGCGGCCCGCCCGCCGTGCACAAGTTCTCCCGGCTCGCCAA GGCCATGGTGAACATGTTCCTGGTGATCGACCTGCTGGGCTGCTGCTGCGTGTACATCGTGTTCGTGGCCAAGAGCGTGAAGCAGGTGGTGGACCACCACGCGCAGGGCTCCGACGTGCTGCCGCAGGACCTGCACCTGCGCTGGTACATGGCGGCGCTGCTGCCCTTCCTCATCATGATGAACCTCATCCGCAACCTCAAGTACCTGGCGCCCTTCTCCATGATCGCCAACCTGCTGGTGGGCACGGGCATGGGCATCACGCTGTACTACCTGTTCCAAGACATCCCGAGCACGTCGGAGCGGGAGGCGTTCGCCGGCCTGGACCGGCTGCCCACGTTCTTCGGCACCGCCATCTTCGCGCTGGAGGGCATCGGCGTGGTGATGCCGCTGGAGAACAACATGCGCACGCCCACGCACTTCATCGGCTGCCCCGGCGTGCTCAACACCGGCATGTTCTTCGTGGTCTCGCTCTACGCCACCGTCGGCTACTTCGGCTACCTCAAGTACGGCGTCGACACCAAGGGCAGCATCACCCTCAACTTGCCGCAGGACGAAAT CCTGGGTCAGTGCGTGAAGCTGATGATCGCGGTGGCCATCTTCTTCACGTACAGCCTGCAGTTCTACGTGCCCATGGAGATCATCTGGAAGAACGTGCGGCACTGGTTCGGCGCGCGGCGGAACCTGGCCGAGTACAGCATCCGCGTGGCGCTGATCGTGATGACGCTCGCCATCGCCATCGCCATCCCCAACCTGGGCCCCTTCATCTCGCTGGTGGGCGCCGTGTGCCTGTCCTTCCTCGGCCTCATCTTCCCCTCCGTCATCGAGACCGTCACCTACTGGGACCGCCCCAACGGGCTCGGCCGCTTCAACTGGATCCTCTGGAAGAACCTGTTCCTGATCTGCTTCGGCATCCTGGGCTTCCTCACCGGCTCCTACGTCAGCATCATGGACATCTTCCACGGCGAGGAGTAG
- the LOC105391483 gene encoding uncharacterized protein LOC105391483 isoform X1, which yields MPVNTSQTHLLVAVTTQPMRGFNTEQAEQLKKEMQNRVFEQILAPAVSPEPAFAPMFRGTTHLSEGFIKMWCEDEATLGWLKQTVATLSSPIPDTKLVVVRQLEISNKARIGLLIEAADGESAE from the exons ATGCCGGTGAATACATCGCAAACTCATCTTCTGGTGGCGGTGACGACGCAGCCGATGCGCGGCTTCAACACCGAGCAGGCGGAGCAGCTGAAGAAGGAGATGCAGAACCGCGTGTTCGAGCAGATCCTGGCGCCCGCCGTGAGCCCGGAGCCCGCGTTCGCGCCCATGTTCCGCGGCACCACCCACCTGAGCGAGGGCTTCATCAAGATGTGGTGCGAGGACGAGGCCACGCTGGGCTGGCTGAAGCAGACCGTGGCCACGCTGTCCTCGCCCATCCCGGACACCAAGCTCGTGGTGGTGCGCCAGCTCGAGATCTCCAACAAGGCCCGCATCGGCCTCCTGATCGAGGCCGCTGACGGTGAGTCag cTGAGTAG